From the Juglans microcarpa x Juglans regia isolate MS1-56 chromosome 7D, Jm3101_v1.0, whole genome shotgun sequence genome, the window CCTATGATGGAATTCAACAAGTGGGTTCAAGTTCTAACCGTTTTGAATCCTTTTTCTGTGTGTTCAGCCCGACAATTGAATGATAATCATCTCCTTTCAAATCAGAGTGAGCACTTGCAGAAATGTGAAGATTCCCATCTACATAATGCATAGAATCCTGGGAATCATATTCTGACAATGCTGAAACTAAGGCATTCTCTACAGAGGTTAAATTGCTTTTTCGCCGAGGGGAATTAGGACCATAGGTACAAGCTGACTCCAAACCATTACAAGTCTCATTAACAACCGAGTTCCCAGCATCTTTACTAGGGGTCAGACTTGGAAATGCGTCTGCAAGAGCATCCAATAGTGCAATAGAGTCGCTAACTGATCGGCGATGTGACATTCCTTTGGAGTTTGAGTCTGCCTCACTTAACAAGTCATCAAGCCATGCTGGCTGCTCTTCTAGGATGGAGCTTTGGGAGGAAGACTTATGGTGCAGCGAGTATGATTCAGTGATGTGCAAGGGTTGAAAGACAGAGTCATGAAG encodes:
- the LOC121238666 gene encoding basic leucine zipper 61; translation: MSRQAHLPPRCPIQKKPIAGPLHDSVFQPLHITESYSLHHKSSSQSSILEEQPAWLDDLLSEADSNSKGMSHRRSVSDSIALLDALADAFPSLTPSKDAGNSVVNETCNGLESACTYGPNSPRRKSNLTSVENALVSALSEYDSQDSMHYVDGNLHISASAHSDLKGDDYHSIVGLNTQKKDSKRHSGQRSRVRKLQYIAELERTVDVLQTLKSDLGVRVAALLQQRAALSMENYKLKQQVARLRQDKLIMERQYQSLKKELERVKIGFAKSPNSKVSSYFGSSPAAEGSRSEAAWQMLDMGKLNIS